The DNA window ACTTGGATTCGCCCTCGCGGGAGTCCTGCCGCGCCCGTTGACGCTAGGTCTCGTTTACCTGAGCCCGGTCTATTTTTTGATGGTCTTCGCCGGCGTGCGCGAACGCGGCGGCATCATCGCCGTGCTGATCGGGGTCGGGGCGGGTCCGCTGTTGCATCTCATCTCGCCCGATTGGGGCGTGCCGGCAACCGGCGTGATCGGCGGCACCCTCGCATTCCTGCTCGATCGCAAGGTGCTGCGCCGTGAGTGAAACCGGCCCCGTCGTCGCCTTGATCGCCGCCAGCGCCGCGACCTATATCTGGCGCGGGATCGGCGCGGCATTGGCGAAGCGGATCGGCGTCGGCGGCGATGCGTTCGTGTGGTTTTCCTGCATCGCCTACGCGATGCTCGCGGCGCTGATCGCGCGGGTAATTCTCTTGCCGGGCGGAGCGTTGAGCGAAACCCCGTTTGTCGATCGGGTGGCCGCGACCGTGTTCGGGTTGGCGCTCTTCTTCGCCTTTTGCCGGCACGTGTTCATCGGCACGTTCGCCGGCGTTATCGCCTTCGTCGCCCTCGCCTACGCGCGCGCCGAGGGATGGCTGTAGGCGCCGCTCAGCCCTGGCTCCACTCCAGCGCCAGATAAGTGAAGATGGCTTCCGCTTCGCGGATGCGCTCAACCACGCAGTATTCGTCGGTCTGGTGGGCGAGTTCCGGCTCGCCCGGTCCCAGGATCACGGTCGGCGGGCGCCCCAATGCCGGCGTCAAAAACGCGGCGTCGGTGAAATAGGTCGCGGCGCGCACGTCGGCCTTGACGCCGGTCGCCTTCTCGACCGCAGTGTAGACTTGGCGCATCCAGGGATGGCCGGGGTCGGTCCAAACGCCCTCGACGTCGATGAACGGCTCGACCTCGACTTCGGAGCCGAGATAGGTGGCGAGGGTACTTCGGACCGCGTCGTGGCGCTGGCCGGGAATGGTACGGATATCGATGCCGATTTCCGCCTGATCGGGCACCGAATTGACGTTGAGCCCGCCCTTGATGGTGCCGACGTTGAGGGTCGGCGCGCCCATCACCGGATGGCGGGCGACGTTGAAGTCGAAGTCGGCGAGCTGGCCGACCGCGCGCGCCGCCTTGTGGACCGCGTTGACGCCGCGCTCGGGCATCGAGCCATGGGCGGTCACGCCCCGGGTGCGCGCCTTCAACCACAGCGCGCCCTTGTGGCCGGCGTAGGCGCGATTGGCGGTCGGCTCGGCGACCACGATCGCGCCGGCGTCGCCGAGCGCGGTACCCGTGGCGGCGAGATGGGCCGCACCTTCGCAGCCGGTCTCCTCGCCCGCGGTGATGACCAGCACGGCGCCGGGCCCACGCGCCAGGTCGCGCGCCGTCACCGCCGCCGCCGCGACGAAGGCGGCGACGCCGCTTTTCATGTCGCTGGTGCCGCGGCCGTACATGCGCCCGCCGGCGATTTCGCCGGCGAACGGATCTCGCGTCCACGGCTGCGCGCCGAGCGGCACCGTGTCGATGTGACCGGTAAAGCAGAGCGGCGGGCGCGCGCCGCCGCGTCCCACCCGCGCGACCAAGCTTGCCCGACCGGGGGCGAATTCATGATAGGCGCATTTGAACCCCACGCCTTCGAGAATCCTGCCGAGCGTTTCGGCGCAGGCGCGCTCGTTGCCGGGCGGGTTGACGGTGTCGAACCCGACCAGGGTCCGGGTCAATTCGACGACATCGGGTATGGCGGCCATGGGCGAAATCCTCGACTGATAACTGCCCGAGGTTTCTCTGGGGGTCAAGCGCGGGGGCGGATGAAAACGCCCGCCGACCAACGATTCGCCGCCTACTCCGATTCGCGCGGCCACGACGCGCGCGGAGCGGCGAACCATGTTCAAGACGGAATCGAACGCACCCCTCTAACCCTCGATTCGGCCTGTAAATACTGGTGATTCGAGCAAATGCCGCTTGACCGGGAAAAGCGGATGGCTATGGTTGGCGCGACGGTCGGCTGACAGCGGTCGATCGGCCTGAACCTCCGATTTCAATTTTCAAAAGGACACGCGATGAACAAACAGGATCTCGCCGCTGCGGTCGCCGACAGCACCGGCCTTACCAAGTCCGACTCCAACAAGGCGGTCGACGCCGTGCTCGACGTCATCACCGCGACCCTGAAGAAGGGCAGCGAAGTTCGCCTGGCGGGGTTCGGAACGTTCCGGGTGTCCAAGCGCGCCGCGCGCGTAGGCCGCAACCCGCAGACCGGCGCCGCCATCAACATCCCGGCCTCGAAGCAGCCGAAGTTCTCTTCCGGCAAGTCGCTCAAGGACGCCGTCAACAAGCGCTGATCGGCCAGTTTAACCGGTAAACGAAAACCCCCGGACTTCACGGTCCGGGGGTTTTCATTTGTGTAAAAATTTAAGCGCGAATCAGTCGCGCAGTACCCGGACGCGCCGGCGGTGCTTGCGCGCGAGCGCGATAAGCGCGGCAAGGACCAGGACTCCCATCGGCACCAAGCCGATGTTGACGATCTTGAGCCAGGCGGCGAGCGATTCGATGTCGCGTTCGAGCCCGTGCTGCACTTCGCGCAACTGACGACGGATGCGGACCATCTCGTCGCGGAATTTTTCGATCGCCGATTCTTCCTCGGCGGTGAGCGCCGCGGCAGCCGCGCCTTGCTTCTTGCGGTCCTGCAATTCATTGAGACGCTTTTCGGTGTCGTCCAACGCCTGCTGCAATTCGTCGCGGCGGGCGAGGAACCGCTCGGCCGCGTCGCGGCGAAGGTCTTCCACCACCGTGAACGGCCGGTAGGAGATGCCGCGGCTGCGCAACCGGATCAGATCGTCCGAACCGGCGAGATTGTCGACCGCGTTGACCACGAAATCGCCGTTGGAGGCGAACGGCACCGACACCTGCTGGCCGAGGAAGTCGCGCACCCGCGTCCAGAAGCGATCCTCGAGCATGTCGGAATCCGCGACCACGATGATGTTCGCGGGCACGGCGCTTTCGGCGAGATGCGGTTTCGC is part of the Rhodospirillales bacterium genome and encodes:
- a CDS encoding AzlD domain-containing protein: MARCCAVSETGPVVALIAASAATYIWRGIGAALAKRIGVGGDAFVWFSCIAYAMLAALIARVILLPGGALSETPFVDRVAATVFGLALFFAFCRHVFIGTFAGVIAFVALAYARAEGWL
- a CDS encoding M20 family metallopeptidase gives rise to the protein MAAIPDVVELTRTLVGFDTVNPPGNERACAETLGRILEGVGFKCAYHEFAPGRASLVARVGRGGARPPLCFTGHIDTVPLGAQPWTRDPFAGEIAGGRMYGRGTSDMKSGVAAFVAAAAVTARDLARGPGAVLVITAGEETGCEGAAHLAATGTALGDAGAIVVAEPTANRAYAGHKGALWLKARTRGVTAHGSMPERGVNAVHKAARAVGQLADFDFNVARHPVMGAPTLNVGTIKGGLNVNSVPDQAEIGIDIRTIPGQRHDAVRSTLATYLGSEVEVEPFIDVEGVWTDPGHPWMRQVYTAVEKATGVKADVRAATYFTDAAFLTPALGRPPTVILGPGEPELAHQTDEYCVVERIREAEAIFTYLALEWSQG
- a CDS encoding HU family DNA-binding protein; translated protein: MNKQDLAAAVADSTGLTKSDSNKAVDAVLDVITATLKKGSEVRLAGFGTFRVSKRAARVGRNPQTGAAINIPASKQPKFSSGKSLKDAVNKR